From Rubinisphaera margarita, a single genomic window includes:
- a CDS encoding ornithine cyclodeaminase family protein, with translation MPAIFLTEDDVRRLVTMQDALETTEQAFQHLATGNAENQSRGRPRTNSVIMHVLAGADRELDQLGWKIYTTTREGARFLVGIYDGEQGTLSALIEADYLGQLRTGAATGVASNYLALEEADTLGLIGTGLQARTQAWAVAGVRPLKKILVYGRDPDRRKEFAETLAADLNCEVIPAPSAAEAVRPSQIVVTATTSKTPVFQGTDLKPGTHVNAVGSNFLKKTELDVTCFKRADLVCCDSRDQCRLEAGDFVESLEQGFLAWEDIGELADVVVGELRRPDPRSITIFKSVGLGIEDVALGSLIVQRAREQGIGQQLPF, from the coding sequence ATGCCCGCGATCTTTCTCACCGAAGACGATGTCCGCCGCCTGGTCACGATGCAGGATGCGTTGGAGACGACCGAGCAGGCCTTTCAGCATCTCGCGACTGGAAACGCCGAGAACCAGTCCCGCGGCCGGCCGCGAACCAACAGTGTGATCATGCACGTGCTGGCCGGAGCCGATCGGGAACTCGATCAACTCGGGTGGAAGATCTACACGACCACGCGCGAAGGGGCCCGCTTTCTGGTCGGCATTTACGATGGCGAACAGGGGACGCTCTCTGCTCTGATTGAAGCCGATTATCTCGGCCAGCTTCGCACCGGAGCAGCGACCGGCGTGGCGAGCAACTATCTCGCTCTGGAAGAAGCCGACACGCTCGGGCTGATCGGCACCGGTCTGCAGGCGAGAACTCAGGCCTGGGCCGTGGCGGGCGTACGACCGCTGAAGAAGATTCTCGTTTACGGCCGCGATCCTGACCGCCGCAAAGAATTCGCCGAGACGCTCGCGGCTGATCTCAACTGCGAAGTCATTCCCGCCCCCTCGGCAGCCGAGGCGGTTCGGCCCTCGCAAATCGTCGTCACTGCGACGACCAGTAAGACGCCCGTCTTTCAGGGGACCGACCTGAAACCGGGAACGCACGTCAACGCGGTCGGCTCGAACTTCCTCAAGAAAACTGAGCTCGACGTCACCTGCTTCAAACGAGCCGACCTCGTCTGTTGCGACTCCCGCGACCAGTGCCGCCTCGAAGCGGGCGACTTCGTCGAATCACTGGAGCAGGGGTTTCTCGCCTGGGAAGACATTGGCGAACTGGCTGACGTTGTCGTCGGAGAACTCCGCCGCCCCGATCCCCGGTCCATCACGATCTTCAAGTCGGTCGGCCTCGGCATCGAAGACGTCGCCCTCGGTTCCCTCATCGTCCAGCGAGCCCGCGAACAGGGCATCGGCCAGCAGTTACCGTTCTAA
- a CDS encoding MltR family transcriptional regulator, translating into MKDEFGEEFPEHAREVFEFRFSLNAETDRGCALMVASFLDSKLEQLLTAKFVNDQKIATEHLSQSGPLGTFSARIDAAYLLGLIGENVRRDLHLIRRIRNEFGHSHLPLEFSDDRIRNRCNELFHFHLIEPAHDPRKMFVKTTISILAVLNSDLERIKHVAPAKDLFLTKEELKANREKLKQLVSLAMESETATQFIQKMANFFKEEDEPTE; encoded by the coding sequence ATGAAAGACGAATTTGGTGAGGAATTTCCGGAACACGCGCGGGAAGTCTTTGAGTTTCGTTTCTCTCTAAATGCGGAAACGGACCGAGGTTGTGCACTCATGGTCGCATCGTTTCTTGATAGCAAGTTGGAACAGTTGCTTACCGCGAAGTTTGTGAACGATCAGAAAATAGCGACAGAACACTTGTCACAATCGGGGCCACTTGGGACTTTCTCCGCAAGAATTGATGCAGCGTACTTATTGGGACTGATCGGTGAAAATGTAAGGCGAGACCTTCATCTCATCAGACGGATTCGTAATGAGTTTGGTCATTCCCATCTTCCACTAGAGTTCTCGGACGATCGTATTCGTAACCGATGTAACGAGCTCTTTCACTTTCATTTGATCGAGCCAGCACATGATCCGAGAAAAATGTTTGTCAAGACGACTATATCAATCCTTGCTGTCTTGAACTCAGATTTGGAACGGATCAAGCATGTAGCTCCGGCCAAAGACCTGTTTCTGACAAAAGAGGAACTTAAGGCAAATCGGGAGAAACTCAAGCAGTTGGTTTCTCTTGCGATGGAATCTGAGACAGCGACCCAATTCATTCAGAAGATGGCGAACTTCTTCAAAGAGGAAGACGAGCCAACTGAGTAG
- a CDS encoding phosphoketolase family protein — protein MSTAVLTDRELDLIDRYWRASNYLSAGQIYLLDNPLLRQPLEQKHIKPRLLGHWGTCPGLNLIYVHLNRVIKQDRLNVIYITGPGHGGPALVAQTYLEGTYSEFYPEITQDEPGLQKLFKQFSFPGGISSHVSPEVPGSINEGGELGYSLSHAFGAAFDNPDLIVACVVGDGEAETGALATGWHGNKFLNPKRDGAVLPILHLNGYKIASPTVLARLPQSELASLMTGYGYEPHFVEGDDPPNVHQQFAATLDECLRKIHDIQQRARNGEEISRPTWPMIVLRTPKGWTCPEEVDGKKTEGFWRSHQLPIKHMDESDHLSVLEHWLRSYDPDSLFDAEGKLMDELAALAPEGTLRMGASAHANGGLLLKKLTLPDFRKYAVDVPAPGAVTAEATRVQGSLLRDVMKENETAKNFRLFSPDENNSNRWDNVLDVTDRCFMGDIRPEDTSLSPEGRVLEMLSEHQCQGWLEGYLLTGRHGFFSCYEAFIHIVDSMFNQHAKWLKVSREVPWREPIASLNYLLSSHVWRQDHNGFSHQDPGFLNHVANKKAEIIRIYLPPDANCLLSVTDHCLNSRDYVNVIVCGKQPSPQWLNMKAAAEHCANGIGIWDWASSDDGDPDLIMACCGDVPTMETLAAVDLLRQHVPELKIRVINVVDLMKLHPESRHPHGLTDVEFDRLFLNDRPIIFAFHGYPTLIHELIYKRSSHHHFHVHGYNEEGTTTTPFDMVVRNQLDRYHLAMNGLKRLPSQSEAAKQAINLCEETLKRHHHYTREHGEDLPEVRDWKWSSSS, from the coding sequence ATGTCCACTGCAGTGCTCACCGATCGTGAACTTGATCTGATCGACCGCTACTGGCGGGCTTCCAACTATCTTTCGGCCGGGCAGATCTATCTGCTCGACAACCCCCTGCTTCGCCAGCCGCTGGAGCAGAAGCATATCAAACCCAGGCTGCTGGGGCACTGGGGAACGTGCCCCGGGCTGAATCTGATCTACGTTCATCTGAACCGGGTCATCAAACAGGACCGGCTCAACGTGATCTACATCACCGGCCCTGGACATGGCGGGCCTGCGCTCGTCGCCCAGACGTATCTTGAAGGGACATACTCCGAGTTCTATCCCGAGATTACGCAAGATGAGCCGGGCCTGCAGAAGTTGTTCAAGCAGTTCAGCTTCCCCGGCGGAATCTCCAGCCATGTCTCGCCGGAAGTCCCCGGTTCCATCAATGAAGGCGGCGAGCTCGGCTACTCCCTTTCCCATGCGTTCGGAGCCGCTTTTGATAACCCCGATCTGATTGTTGCCTGTGTCGTTGGCGATGGCGAAGCCGAAACCGGAGCACTCGCCACCGGCTGGCACGGCAACAAGTTCCTGAATCCGAAACGGGACGGAGCCGTGCTGCCGATCCTGCATCTCAACGGCTACAAGATCGCCAGCCCTACGGTGCTCGCGCGGCTTCCGCAGTCGGAGCTGGCCAGTCTGATGACCGGCTATGGATACGAGCCACACTTCGTGGAGGGAGACGATCCCCCGAACGTTCATCAGCAGTTCGCGGCCACGCTGGACGAATGCCTGCGAAAGATTCACGACATCCAGCAGCGAGCCCGGAACGGGGAAGAGATCTCCCGCCCAACCTGGCCGATGATCGTTCTGAGAACTCCGAAAGGCTGGACCTGTCCGGAGGAAGTCGACGGTAAGAAAACGGAAGGGTTCTGGCGGAGTCACCAGTTGCCGATCAAGCACATGGATGAAAGCGATCACCTTTCGGTGCTCGAACACTGGCTCCGCAGTTATGACCCCGACAGCCTGTTCGATGCCGAGGGAAAGCTGATGGACGAACTCGCTGCCCTCGCCCCCGAGGGAACGCTTCGCATGGGAGCCAGCGCCCACGCCAACGGCGGCCTGCTGCTCAAGAAACTCACGCTGCCCGACTTTCGGAAGTACGCCGTCGACGTCCCCGCGCCGGGAGCTGTTACAGCTGAAGCGACGCGAGTACAGGGATCGCTACTGCGGGATGTGATGAAGGAGAATGAGACCGCAAAGAACTTCCGTCTCTTCAGTCCCGATGAGAACAACTCGAATCGCTGGGACAACGTGCTTGATGTGACCGATCGCTGTTTCATGGGGGACATTCGGCCGGAGGACACCAGTCTCTCCCCGGAAGGTCGGGTGCTGGAGATGCTCAGCGAGCATCAGTGTCAGGGCTGGCTGGAAGGCTATCTGCTGACGGGTCGGCATGGCTTCTTCAGCTGTTACGAAGCCTTCATTCACATTGTCGATTCGATGTTCAATCAGCACGCCAAATGGCTGAAAGTCTCACGCGAAGTCCCCTGGCGGGAACCGATCGCATCGCTGAACTACCTGCTCTCCTCACACGTCTGGCGGCAGGATCACAACGGCTTCAGCCATCAGGATCCCGGCTTCCTGAATCATGTGGCCAACAAGAAAGCCGAGATCATTCGCATTTATCTGCCGCCGGATGCGAACTGCCTGCTCAGCGTGACCGATCACTGCCTCAACAGCCGCGACTACGTGAACGTCATCGTCTGCGGCAAGCAGCCCTCGCCGCAATGGCTCAATATGAAAGCAGCCGCGGAGCACTGCGCAAACGGCATCGGCATCTGGGACTGGGCCAGCAGCGACGACGGCGACCCCGATCTGATCATGGCCTGCTGCGGCGACGTCCCGACCATGGAAACGCTGGCCGCCGTCGACCTGCTCCGTCAGCACGTGCCTGAATTGAAGATCCGGGTCATCAACGTCGTCGACCTGATGAAGCTGCACCCCGAATCGCGGCACCCGCACGGTCTGACCGATGTCGAATTCGACCGGCTGTTCCTGAATGACCGCCCAATCATCTTCGCCTTCCACGGCTACCCGACGCTCATCCACGAACTGATCTACAAACGCAGCAGCCACCACCACTTCCACGTCCATGGCTACAACGAAGAAGGGACCACGACAACCCCCTTCGACATGGTCGTCCGCAACCAGCTCGACCGGTATCACCTGGCAATGAACGGACTGAAGCGGCTGCCCTCACAAAGTGAAGCGGCGAAGCAAGCCATCAATCTCTGTGAGGAAACGCTGAAGCGGCATCACCACTACACCCGAGAACACGGCGAAGACCTGCCGGAAGTGCGGGACTGGAAATGGTCGAGTTCCTCTTGA
- a CDS encoding NAD-dependent epimerase/dehydratase family protein yields MKCLITGGAGFIGGYVTEYLLNEGHEVTILDNLSTGRASNLDHLKDHPNLTIRVGSITDPVLLSEVMAGQDEVYHLAAAVGVKLVAEDPVRTIETNIYPTELLLRLAVQGGQKFFLASTSEAYGKNEKDRWVEDDDLHFGPTSKPRWAYGCSKAIDEFLALAYHQKFGLPVVIGRFFNVVGPRQVGNYGMVIPRFVEAALQGTAPTVYDDGEQVRCFAHVSEVVKCVVGLMRQDNLEHRLFNIGSDTPISIRELAERVIALVDPSLKIQYVPYKDYYGHDFEDVRRRVPDTTRLYETLGFKPEMTLDEILKDTIEAKKEELGR; encoded by the coding sequence ATGAAATGTCTGATCACCGGCGGGGCCGGTTTCATTGGTGGATACGTTACCGAATATCTGCTCAACGAAGGTCACGAAGTCACGATTCTGGACAACCTGTCGACCGGCCGGGCCAGCAACCTCGATCATCTGAAGGATCACCCGAACCTCACCATTCGCGTCGGCTCGATCACCGATCCCGTGCTGCTTTCTGAAGTGATGGCCGGACAGGACGAAGTCTATCACCTGGCCGCAGCCGTCGGGGTGAAGCTGGTCGCCGAGGATCCGGTCCGCACGATCGAGACCAACATCTACCCGACCGAACTGCTGCTGCGTCTGGCGGTTCAGGGTGGGCAGAAGTTCTTCCTCGCCTCGACCAGTGAAGCGTACGGCAAGAACGAAAAGGACCGCTGGGTCGAAGACGACGATCTGCATTTCGGCCCGACCTCGAAACCCCGCTGGGCGTACGGCTGCTCCAAGGCAATCGACGAGTTCCTCGCCCTGGCCTATCACCAGAAGTTCGGTCTGCCGGTCGTCATCGGCCGCTTCTTCAACGTGGTCGGCCCGCGACAGGTTGGCAATTACGGCATGGTGATTCCCCGCTTCGTCGAAGCGGCTCTGCAGGGAACGGCTCCCACCGTGTACGACGACGGCGAACAGGTCCGTTGTTTTGCTCACGTGAGTGAAGTCGTGAAGTGCGTCGTCGGGCTGATGCGGCAGGACAACCTCGAACACCGCCTGTTCAACATCGGCAGCGACACGCCGATTTCGATCCGCGAACTGGCCGAACGGGTGATCGCTCTGGTCGATCCGTCCCTGAAAATTCAGTACGTGCCCTACAAAGACTACTACGGCCACGACTTCGAAGACGTCCGCCGCCGCGTGCCCGATACGACACGGTTGTACGAAACCCTCGGCTTCAAACCGGAGATGACGCTCGACGAAATCCTCAAGGACACGATCGAAGCGAAGAAAGAGGAACTCGGCCGGTAG
- a CDS encoding WD40/YVTN/BNR-like repeat-containing protein, which produces MTTLWLAAGNALARLVFVDKATRVDLLLLGKPVRCVAVDPLRPELLYCGTFGEGLWRSEDSGENWEPVGKSYPHSQVLSVAVSASECPHGCGIVYAGSEPSEIYRSKDAGLQWHECEGLTELPSADEWSFPPRPETHHVRWIQPDLRSDALFVAIEAGALVTSPNAGDKWCDRQSEAPIDTHQLAMHPKAKGRLYAAAGDGYFESTDNGKRWTQIHNGLKHHYVWSVAVDSGDPETVIVSVAAGPRQSHDVDEAESHLYRKHGDEWELLHEGLPEGKGRRTALLAAHPKQAGTFFAAWEEELYRSTDGGQSWEEIEIPWPDEYQVDEPHQLVVLVHES; this is translated from the coding sequence ATGACGACTCTCTGGCTGGCGGCTGGCAATGCTCTGGCACGCCTGGTCTTCGTGGATAAGGCCACTCGGGTGGACCTGCTGTTGCTGGGCAAACCGGTCCGCTGTGTCGCAGTCGATCCACTGCGTCCCGAGCTGCTCTATTGCGGCACCTTTGGCGAAGGACTCTGGCGAAGCGAAGACTCCGGCGAGAACTGGGAGCCGGTGGGAAAGAGCTATCCGCATTCGCAGGTGTTATCGGTCGCGGTCAGTGCCAGCGAATGCCCGCACGGCTGCGGAATCGTTTATGCCGGCTCGGAGCCGAGTGAGATCTATCGTTCCAAAGACGCCGGTTTGCAATGGCACGAATGCGAAGGACTGACGGAGCTGCCGTCGGCGGATGAATGGAGTTTTCCGCCGCGACCGGAAACGCACCACGTCCGCTGGATTCAGCCGGATCTGCGGAGCGATGCGTTGTTTGTTGCCATTGAAGCCGGGGCGCTGGTCACCAGTCCGAACGCGGGCGACAAGTGGTGTGATCGCCAGTCGGAGGCCCCGATCGATACCCATCAACTGGCGATGCATCCCAAAGCGAAAGGCCGCCTCTACGCCGCGGCTGGCGATGGTTACTTTGAAAGCACGGACAATGGGAAGAGGTGGACCCAGATTCACAACGGACTGAAGCACCACTACGTCTGGAGTGTCGCCGTTGATTCAGGCGATCCGGAAACGGTGATTGTTTCCGTCGCAGCTGGCCCGAGGCAGTCGCATGATGTCGACGAAGCCGAGTCGCATCTCTACCGCAAACACGGCGACGAATGGGAACTGCTTCACGAGGGCTTGCCGGAAGGCAAGGGGCGCCGCACGGCTTTGCTCGCCGCCCATCCGAAACAGGCCGGAACGTTCTTCGCCGCCTGGGAAGAAGAACTGTACCGCTCCACCGACGGCGGCCAGAGCTGGGAAGAAATCGAAATCCCCTGGCCCGACGAGTACCAGGTCGACGAACCTCATCAACTCGTGGTTCTGGTCCACGAAAGTTGA
- a CDS encoding OsmC family protein, whose product MAIKRTGSAVWQGGLKDGKGEVSLESGALSGYPYAFSTRFEGQKGTNPEELIGAAHAGCFTMALSKILGDAGLTADKMETSAEVTLDKVGEGFEVTQIHLTLKGKVPGADQKKFEELAGKAKEGCPISKLFNTKITLDVQLAE is encoded by the coding sequence ATGGCGATCAAACGGACGGGTTCAGCGGTTTGGCAGGGTGGTCTCAAGGACGGCAAGGGCGAAGTTTCGCTCGAAAGTGGAGCTCTGTCGGGTTATCCGTATGCGTTCTCGACTCGCTTCGAGGGACAGAAGGGAACGAACCCCGAGGAACTCATCGGAGCCGCCCACGCCGGCTGCTTCACGATGGCTCTCTCCAAGATTCTCGGCGACGCCGGCCTGACCGCCGACAAGATGGAAACGTCTGCCGAAGTGACACTCGACAAAGTCGGCGAAGGCTTCGAAGTCACGCAGATCCATCTCACGCTGAAGGGCAAAGTCCCGGGAGCCGATCAGAAGAAGTTCGAAGAACTTGCCGGCAAAGCCAAAGAAGGCTGCCCGATCTCGAAGCTCTTCAACACGAAGATCACCCTCGACGTTCAACTCGCCGAGTAG
- a CDS encoding acetate/propionate family kinase — MNVLSLNPGSNTLKYKLVRVENEQILSAGYVEGVRGDETVAAVRDLFEQGFDHPIDFVAARVVHGGSDHLHPEPVSPELLQDLRSRSHLAPQHLPTDIAVIEAVQKARPKLPVIAVFDTAFHSSIPAEAARYAIGLEPGDRFHRFGFHGFAHGNSLRQYCRLTERSEQGLRLVSVHLGGGASLCAIRDGQSIDTTMGYTPTEGLVMSTRSGDVDPGILIELVRSGMTADDLEELLNRKSGLLGLSGLSADIRDLEPAAAEGNRNAELALEVYGHRFRRYLGAMIAVLNGCDAIVFSGGLAENSPTFRERMLKNLDGLGITVDAGRNGSADPEHPARISPEGKTIDIWMIPVDEELEMARKAVEII, encoded by the coding sequence GTGAATGTGTTATCCCTGAACCCGGGCAGCAACACCCTCAAGTATAAACTGGTTCGCGTCGAGAACGAACAAATTTTGTCGGCCGGTTACGTGGAAGGCGTAAGAGGCGATGAGACCGTAGCCGCGGTCCGCGATCTGTTCGAACAGGGTTTCGATCATCCAATCGACTTCGTCGCGGCTCGTGTCGTACACGGAGGTTCCGACCATCTCCATCCGGAGCCTGTCTCCCCGGAACTCCTGCAGGATTTGCGTAGCCGTTCGCACCTGGCTCCGCAGCATCTGCCGACCGATATCGCTGTGATTGAAGCGGTTCAGAAGGCCCGGCCCAAACTTCCCGTTATCGCGGTGTTCGACACGGCTTTTCATAGCTCCATCCCCGCGGAAGCCGCCCGGTACGCGATTGGACTCGAACCGGGCGACCGCTTCCACCGCTTCGGGTTTCATGGTTTCGCTCACGGGAACAGTCTTCGCCAGTATTGCCGGCTGACCGAACGATCCGAACAGGGGCTGCGGCTGGTCAGCGTTCACCTTGGTGGAGGCGCGAGCCTGTGCGCAATCCGCGATGGACAGAGCATCGACACCACAATGGGTTACACGCCGACTGAAGGTCTGGTGATGTCGACCCGCTCGGGGGATGTTGATCCGGGGATTCTCATCGAACTTGTCCGGAGTGGAATGACCGCCGATGACCTGGAGGAATTACTGAATCGAAAGAGCGGGCTGCTTGGGCTTTCCGGATTGAGTGCAGATATCCGTGATCTCGAACCGGCGGCCGCTGAGGGAAACCGGAATGCCGAACTCGCTCTCGAAGTCTACGGGCATCGATTCCGCCGTTATCTCGGCGCAATGATTGCAGTGCTTAACGGCTGCGATGCCATTGTCTTTTCCGGGGGACTGGCCGAGAACTCACCGACCTTCCGCGAACGGATGCTCAAGAATCTCGACGGGCTCGGAATTACAGTCGATGCCGGACGAAACGGTTCGGCCGATCCCGAACATCCGGCCCGAATTTCTCCCGAGGGAAAAACGATCGACATCTGGATGATCCCGGTCGATGAAGAGCTCGAAATGGCGCGCAAGGCCGTTGAAATCATCTAA
- a CDS encoding tRNA modification GTPase: MYSPSQIDPEQTIAAIASPAGAGGRGIIRVSGADALDIAGSLLREANPPLTIGTRSAERYSCTIPFGSFGAPLDIDLFVWPGTRSYTGQPTVEIHTISSPPILESLLGRIYEQGARPAGPGEFTMRAVLTGKMTLLQAEAVLGVIDAESERDLDQALTQLAGGISSLMRTMRDDLLSDLADLEAGLDFVDEDIDFVDRGDFLKRLVRIEAELEDLCEAASERMMNRPEFRVVLAGLPNAGKSTLFNALTGKQALVSDRAGTTTDYLSATVERDGVRIQFLDTAGWELGLDEIQQQAQSHRQLQLEQADLILWCSSADDSGNELDDRRFTELRRLGRPVTQIATKSDLGGTSGDAEVTVSVAKAIGLEELWSLLIDRASSGSVHRTELLSTSAARCRDALYRTRDHIHSARSLAETTAGDELIAEEIRGSLRELGMILGQVHTDDLLDLVFSRFCIGK; this comes from the coding sequence ATGTATTCTCCCAGTCAGATTGATCCTGAGCAGACGATCGCCGCCATCGCTTCGCCGGCTGGGGCGGGCGGACGGGGAATCATCCGAGTCAGCGGGGCGGATGCTCTCGACATTGCCGGCAGTTTGCTGCGGGAAGCGAACCCGCCACTGACGATCGGCACGCGATCGGCGGAGCGTTACAGCTGTACCATTCCCTTCGGTTCCTTTGGGGCACCGCTCGACATTGATCTGTTCGTCTGGCCGGGAACGCGAAGTTATACCGGACAGCCGACGGTTGAAATCCACACGATCAGCTCGCCCCCGATTCTCGAATCGTTGCTGGGACGCATCTATGAACAGGGAGCCCGGCCAGCGGGTCCGGGTGAGTTCACGATGCGAGCCGTGCTGACCGGGAAGATGACACTATTGCAGGCCGAAGCCGTCCTCGGCGTCATCGACGCCGAATCGGAACGGGATCTCGATCAGGCCCTCACGCAGCTGGCGGGCGGGATTTCCTCACTGATGCGGACCATGCGGGACGATCTGCTGTCGGATCTGGCCGATCTGGAAGCGGGGCTCGATTTTGTCGATGAAGACATCGATTTCGTCGATCGCGGCGACTTCCTGAAGCGGCTCGTGCGGATTGAAGCGGAACTTGAAGACCTGTGCGAAGCGGCCAGCGAGCGGATGATGAACCGCCCCGAGTTTCGCGTTGTTCTGGCCGGTCTTCCGAATGCCGGGAAGAGCACGCTGTTTAATGCCCTCACCGGAAAACAGGCTCTCGTTTCCGATCGGGCGGGCACAACGACCGACTATCTCTCGGCAACGGTGGAACGGGACGGCGTGCGGATTCAATTTCTCGATACCGCGGGCTGGGAGCTTGGTCTCGATGAAATCCAGCAGCAGGCCCAGTCGCATCGCCAGCTGCAGCTGGAACAGGCCGATCTGATCCTCTGGTGCTCGTCTGCCGACGATTCCGGGAACGAACTGGATGACCGGCGATTCACCGAACTGCGACGGCTCGGACGCCCTGTCACTCAGATCGCCACAAAGTCTGATTTAGGTGGCACTTCCGGCGATGCAGAAGTTACCGTAAGCGTCGCAAAAGCGATCGGGCTGGAGGAACTGTGGAGCCTGCTGATCGATCGGGCTTCTTCGGGAAGTGTGCATCGGACGGAACTGCTTTCCACGAGTGCGGCTCGCTGCCGGGATGCTCTGTATCGGACGCGGGATCACATTCATTCCGCGAGGTCACTGGCCGAAACGACCGCCGGCGATGAGTTGATTGCCGAGGAGATCCGAGGTTCGCTCAGGGAGCTCGGGATGATTCTGGGACAGGTGCACACCGATGATCTGCTCGATCTGGTTTTCAGCCGGTTTTGCATCGGAAAATGA
- the ispG gene encoding (E)-4-hydroxy-3-methylbut-2-enyl-diphosphate synthase: protein MIQRNPTRSVAIGSITIGAGHPIAVQSMTATKTPNIDATVAQIQQLIGIGADVIRVAVDSKKDAEALNEIARQVDANLSVDLQENYRLAEVVAPNVQKIRYNPGHLYHHERDKPWQEKVEYIVNVAREHDCALRVGVNCGSVDPAKKEKYDPEDSISPMLESAFDHCDFLDSLGFTRYVVSLKDSDPKKVVEVNKRFAAKRPDVPLHLGVTEAGMPPDGVIKTRIAFEQLIGVGIGDTIRVSLTVPNDRKYEEIEAGRGILDDIANGRVRSVVDFNTNGLNIISCPSCSRVENEAFVDLAAKVKEMSAYAKDHDITIAVMGCRVNGPGETDDADLGLWCAPNFVNLKKGPESLGAYPYDEILGRLKQELDQLIDSRQLS, encoded by the coding sequence ATGATTCAACGCAATCCGACCCGTTCCGTCGCCATCGGCTCCATCACCATCGGAGCAGGGCATCCCATCGCCGTGCAGAGCATGACGGCGACCAAGACTCCGAACATCGACGCCACGGTCGCCCAGATCCAGCAGCTGATCGGCATCGGAGCCGACGTGATTCGCGTCGCCGTCGATAGTAAGAAGGACGCGGAGGCTCTCAACGAGATCGCCCGCCAGGTCGACGCCAATCTCTCCGTCGACCTGCAGGAGAACTATCGCCTCGCCGAGGTGGTCGCTCCCAACGTGCAGAAGATCCGCTACAACCCCGGACACCTGTATCACCACGAACGCGACAAGCCGTGGCAGGAGAAGGTCGAGTACATCGTCAACGTCGCCCGCGAACACGACTGTGCCCTGCGTGTCGGCGTAAACTGCGGTTCGGTCGATCCGGCCAAGAAAGAGAAGTACGACCCGGAAGATTCGATTTCGCCAATGCTCGAATCGGCATTCGATCACTGCGACTTCCTCGACAGCCTCGGCTTCACCCGCTACGTCGTTTCGCTGAAAGACTCCGATCCGAAGAAGGTGGTCGAAGTCAACAAGCGGTTCGCGGCGAAGCGTCCCGACGTGCCGCTGCATCTCGGCGTGACCGAAGCCGGCATGCCGCCCGATGGCGTCATCAAAACCCGCATCGCCTTTGAACAGCTCATCGGCGTGGGCATCGGCGATACAATCCGCGTTTCGCTGACGGTTCCCAACGATCGCAAGTACGAAGAGATCGAAGCGGGTCGCGGCATTCTGGACGACATCGCCAACGGCCGCGTCCGCAGCGTGGTCGACTTCAACACGAACGGCCTGAACATCATCAGCTGCCCGAGCTGTTCCCGCGTCGAAAACGAAGCCTTCGTCGACCTGGCCGCCAAGGTCAAGGAAATGTCGGCCTATGCCAAAGACCACGACATCACGATCGCCGTGATGGGCTGCCGCGTGAACGGCCCCGGCGAAACCGACGACGCCGACCTCGGCCTCTGGTGCGCCCCCAACTTCGTCAACCTGAAAAAAGGCCCGGAATCCCTCGGAGCCTACCCCTACGACGAAATCCTCGGCCGATTGAAACAGGAACTGGATCAACTGATCGATTCGCGTCAGTTGTCGTAG